Genomic segment of Candidatus Binatia bacterium:
TACGCGGCGCGATCATCGAGGCTCGCCGTGTCGAACCCCAGGTGCTCACGAAGCAGTGTGCACCGCAGGTCCCGCACGGTAGGAGCGTGCCACACCGACGCGTTCAACTCGGTATCGCCATAGAACGAGCGGTTGGCGATGTTCGTCGATCCAATCGTGCACCACACGTCGTCGATCAGACAGATCTTCGCGTGTACGTAGATGTGTTGGTACGCACCATCGCCCGCGGGAGTCGCGATCCCCGCGAGTGTGAACCGCTCGTGCTGCCCGAGCCGCGTCAGGGCTTCCCAGAACCGGTTGCGCCCGTCGTCCTTGCGGCCCTCCACCATGGCGGTATTCGCATCGGCCGGGACGAGAAAGACGACTTCGACTCCGCGATCGAGAGCGGGGAGAAGGCGTTCCACGACCTCCGGAGATCCGATCGCCTGATCCTCGAAGTAGATCGTGCGCTGCGCCGCGTCGATCGCCCGGAGGTATTGATCCGCGATGCTGTAGTCGCCCTCTTCGATCGGGAACGGCTCTCCACCCGGCGTCGCGACCGCATTGCGATATGTCCCCCGACGAACCGTCCGTTGAATCTGCACCACCACGTCACCGGCCACCTGCGAAGTCGTTTCGGGGAACTCCAGATCGGCGCCAGCTGATTCGGAATGCCAGCGGCCGTCCTCCGCCACCCGCTCGCTCGCCTCATTCCAGCGCTGGACGAAGTTGTGGTGGACGTCGGTCGCCGACGGGCCTCGGAGTTCGGAGTACACGTCGTGCACGTTGGCGTCGCGTGCATGCATGTTGGGCCCCGTACGTAGGGGGTGCCCGGCCGGCACGACCGAGCCATGATCGAGATTGATCCCCCCGACGAACGCGACTTCGCTCGGATCACCGGCATCGATCAGCCAGCTCTTCTGGTGGTGGCAGTACAGCTTCGTCGCCCGATCCCACCGCGCCAGAAACGTCGAACCCCGCGTGCGCAGACTCTCGCGCTGCGCCTCGGTTCCCATGAAGTGCGTCGACGGGCTGACCTCTTCGAGCTCCGGGCAGCGCCAGAAGATCACGCGCACATCGATGCCCCGCGCCCGAGCGCGATCGAGCACATCGAACACCGTCCCCCGACCATCGGGCATCTGAACACGAGGCTCAAGGAACGCGACGGTGACCCACACGCTCCGGCGCGCCTGCTCAGTCGCCTCGCAGATCCGACGAAACGCGGGCTCTCCGTCGATGAGCGGCTCCAGCGTGTTGCCGGATCGAATCGGATACGCCCCCGAGCTCACGAAGGGGATGTGCTCGCCGTCACGCTTCATGTCCATTGATCTCCCTGAATTTCACCCCTCACACGCGAGCGCAAGCCGACCGTCGAGAGCAACCGGAAACTCGAACGCCACCGACCCGTCCTGGACGGTAGCAGACATCAAGGCCCTTTTTGGCCCAAGCCACCTCTAGCCGTTAAGTCCCAAACCTTCCGCGGGGAGCTCCCGCCGCCCTCCCCGCCCGCGGCGAAGCCTCATCGGCTCGTAGCCAATGATCTCGAGCAGACGGGCACGCATCGCTTCGGCCTCGTCTGCGTGTGCGTAGTACAGGTTGCGGGTCTCGGTCGGGTCGGCCCGAAGGTCGTAAAGTTGGCCACGAGGCTCGCCGCGGCGTGGCCTCCGACGGATTGGGGGCGAGCGCCCCCCGGAACCGAGCTCTCCCGGGATGAGCTTCCAGTTCCCGGATCGGAGCGCAAAGGCACCGCGGCTCGAGTGGAGCACGAGTTCCGTTCGGAGCCCCGGGGGGTCGGGCTCCTCGAATAGTAGAGGAAGGAAGCTGGTACTGTCCTCTCCCGCGCCCCGGGGAACGCGGAAGTCGACGATTTCGGCGACGGTTGCGAAGAGATCGTTCAGACCGACCAGCTGCGAGGAAATCTCCCCCTCCGGAATCCGACCGGGCCAGCGAGCGATCAGGGGAACACGGTGACCGCCTTCCCAGATGTCGCCCTTGACGCCACGCCATTGCCCATTGGCACGGTGGCCTGTGCGTTCGGCGAGAGAGCGCGGTTTCGCGAACGCCCCGTTCC
This window contains:
- a CDS encoding phospholipase D family protein produces the protein MDMKRDGEHIPFVSSGAYPIRSGNTLEPLIDGEPAFRRICEATEQARRSVWVTVAFLEPRVQMPDGRGTVFDVLDRARARGIDVRVIFWRCPELEEVSPSTHFMGTEAQRESLRTRGSTFLARWDRATKLYCHHQKSWLIDAGDPSEVAFVGGINLDHGSVVPAGHPLRTGPNMHARDANVHDVYSELRGPSATDVHHNFVQRWNEASERVAEDGRWHSESAGADLEFPETTSQVAGDVVVQIQRTVRRGTYRNAVATPGGEPFPIEEGDYSIADQYLRAIDAAQRTIYFEDQAIGSPEVVERLLPALDRGVEVVFLVPADANTAMVEGRKDDGRNRFWEALTRLGQHERFTLAGIATPAGDGAYQHIYVHAKICLIDDVWCTIGSTNIANRSFYGDTELNASVWHAPTVRDLRCTLLREHLGFDTASLDDRAAYERYRTTCRANAERRGRGEPMQGMAFSLDPATYAQS